From the genome of Terriglobales bacterium:
CCGGGTGCGCGACCTGTTCGAGCAGGGCAAGAAGAACGCCCCTTGCATCATCTTCATCGACGAGATCGATGCGGTGGGGCGCCACCGCGGCGCCGGCCTGGGCGGCGGCCACGACGAGCGCGAGCAGACCTTGAACCAGTTGCTGGTGGAGATGGACGGCTTCGAATCGAACGAAGGCGTGATCCTGATCGCCGCCACCAACCGCCCCGACGTGCTCGACCCGGCGCTGCTGCGTCCCGGGCGCTTCGACCGCCGGGTGGTGGTGCCGCGTCCCGACGTGCGCGGGCGCGAGGAGATCCTGCGCGTGCACACTCGCAAGATCCCGCTCAACGACGACGTGGATCTCTCCATCCTGGCGCGGGGCACGCCCGGCTTCTCCGGCGCCGACCTGGCCAACATGGTGAACGAGGCCGCGCTCAACGCCGCCCGCCAGAACCGCAAGTCGGTGGCCATGTACGATTTCGAGGTCTCCAAGGACAAGGTGCTGATGGGGGCGGAGCGCAAGAGCATGATCCTCTCCGACGAGGAGAAGAAGGTCACCGCCTACCACGAGGCGGGGCACGCGCTGGTGGCGACTTTGCTGCCGCACTCCGACCCGCTGCACAAGGTGACCATCATCCCGCGCGGCATGGCGCTGGGCGTCACCATGCAGTTGCCGCTGGACGACAAGCACACCTACACCCGCGAGTACCTGGAGACGCGGCTGGCCATCATGATGGGCGGGCGCTTGGCCGAGGAACTGTTCCTCAACACCATGACCACGGGCGCGGGCAACGACATCGAACAGGCCACCGAGCTGGCGCGCAAGATGGTGTGCGAGTTCGGCATGAGCCAGCTCGGTCCGCTCACCTTCGGCAA
Proteins encoded in this window:
- the ftsH gene encoding ATP-dependent zinc metalloprotease FtsH is translated as MNSTVKTVIFWLVIVLSGVLLWQVVKAGGNAPKVREVSFSEFMTAVNQGNVEKVEVNGAEVKGNFRSDKTTSFHTIVPANYPDMYKVMQDKGVMVTVRDTSGTGWPTLLSYIIPLVLIGLLWFFMIRQMQTGGNKALSFGKSRARLLSMQQKKVTFKDVAGVDEAKEELKEIIEFLREAQKFQKLGGRIPKGVLLVGPPGTGKTLLARAVAGEANVPFFSISGSDFVEMFVGVGASRVRDLFEQGKKNAPCIIFIDEIDAVGRHRGAGLGGGHDEREQTLNQLLVEMDGFESNEGVILIAATNRPDVLDPALLRPGRFDRRVVVPRPDVRGREEILRVHTRKIPLNDDVDLSILARGTPGFSGADLANMVNEAALNAARQNRKSVAMYDFEVSKDKVLMGAERKSMILSDEEKKVTAYHEAGHALVATLLPHSDPLHKVTIIPRGMALGVTMQLPLDDKHTYTREYLETRLAIMMGGRLAEELFLNTMTTGAGNDIEQATELARKMVCEFGMSQLGPLTFGKKEEQIFLGREIAQHRDYSEETAIKIDQEVRRLVDESYGRARDILA